The window cgggcgcgtgcaGGAACGCCTCACAATctcgcggagagaagagTGCGACAGAAACGACGAGTAGGCAGAGAGGGGATACCCCGAGCGAGAACTCGAGAACGAGAGCGAAGTCGACgcgaagcgagaaggcgcaaAGATCATCGGATTGTCCAAAATGCCCTCTGCTGACATCACCGCGTCCgccctgcatgcatgcatgcgagaAACGCAAGTCGCGACGCAGCTATGGACCCTGCTACCATAACGCgacgcatatacatatatttatatacgcATGGGAGAGGCAAGTACGAGTCGATTCACACGCAAACACATGCAGAGTGAAGTCTCCGAAAGCCCGTCCCCTTCCCCTCCCCCTTCTCCCCTCCCCGTCCTGTCGTCGCAAGTGGGGGTTAACGAAAGTGCCACGCTGCGAGGGTCGTGGGGTCAGCATCAGGCATCGAACGGAGTGTGCAGCTAAGCGCACGTCCTTACTTGGTGAACTCGAGGCACCGGAGGGCGTCTTCGTAGGTCTCCACGCCTCCATTTGCTATCACTGCGCAAGAAACGAAACGAGCAGAGACCCCGCGGGGAGAAAAACGTGAGTGGCGAGGACGCCACGGCCGCTGCACGCAACTCGAACGGACGCAGAGAACGCAGAGCCCAGACAACCTCTGGAAAAGGCTCGTCAGGCAGAAGAAGTGTGATGCGCCGCAGAGTTTCTTTTGAGAACGGAGAGGCGAACGCTACGCCAGACGAGTCAGGCTGCAGCAACGCGGATCGAcgggcgcagcgagccaCAGCAGCCGCCTGAGGAAAATAGATATGTGTGCCTATGCGCGTGAAGGCCCGCGTTGGCGGATGCATGTCACGCGAGCTGCAGGCATACAGCCTAACCCCTGAAGTGGATGCACAACTCACGCCCGCGTACACAGACATGCGGCCGCACAGACAACAGGGTCGGGTCCGAAAGGCCCCACCGGACGCCGAAACGAAACCGGAAgtccgtcgcggcggccgcttgGCTCAGCGAGCCCCGAACTCGGGTTCGGCAAACGCAGGCCTTCCCAGTCTGAAGGAGCAGTCCAACGCGTAGTGTATCCCCCCAGAAACAGCCTATCGGGCCTGCGGGGGGTCTTACGCGGAATCGTCAGACGTTCTTTGACGAGGCGAATCGCCAGCCAGTCGCAGGggccgacgcgcgaggctttCTCCTCCTTCGTGCGGCcgtggagacagagacatGCGCAGCCGGCCGCCTCAACTGCGTAGCAGAGCTTCAGCGTGTCTTGAATCCGCCTCTCGTCGTCCAGCGAAAgcgccagcggagagcgcgggACGGCTGAGAGAAACGGACGCAACGGAGCCGCGAACAAGGCAGCTCAGAAGGCGTCCTCCCGCCCTGCAATCCTCACAGgccgcttgccgccgcccgccgcgaggcttGCCGAATCTGTCGACTGTCAAGCCGAGAAAGAGGTATCCGCCCGGCAACACACGTGAATCGACAATGTACGAACACCCGAAGGCCGGGTGTCCATCCACGCACAAACCAGCCTCTCGTGCTAGAGGCCGGAGGGCGCCACAAGAAAGGTGAGTCAGCATCGGTGCATCTtcctggaggcgcgcagatTCGCAGGCGGCACAGCTACTGCGAGCATGCAGATACGCAAATGTGCGTGCCTGTGGATGCTTCTGCGTCATCACAGCTTGGTATACACTCGCGCGGGTCCACTAGAGAAAACGGGAAGCACAGAGAGCCGAAAGCGCTCACATTCCGTCGCCGGTCGCGGAGAAACCTTCCGCATCTTGCAGGTGACGGGCGTGTGCAGGTTGTTGTGTAGAGTGGAGACGATGTCGCTGAGGCACACACCACGCACACGCAAACAGAGACAGGGACGAATTCCCGCATGTGAAAATGCGTTAAAAAGAAAACGTAAGATTCACACACGTTCATACGCAAAGCTGTCTGCAGACATAAAGTGGCATGCGGTGCGATTGCGAGGCGATCGAGGGACAACTCCAGCCCTGAAAACACGACGACTTTTCACACGCATGCCCTTCGGCAGCATCCAATTCACTCTGAATGACGCGAGTAGACCATTCTCAGACGTTTATCCTGTCAAAAATGAAGCGGATGAAGAGGTCACCGCTTACGTGAAACTTGCTTCACACGAACTAGGCCTTCCGTACACAGACACATGTCAAGCGCATttggcggcgtctctgcatcCTGAACGTCAGGACTCGTTCCCAGCGCCCCTACACCCCCTGGAAGTCTGTCGCCTGTGTTTCCTTGCCAGAGCTCAATATTCTCTGATTCTGCAAGAGTCTAGGGCAGTTCTACGCGTGGTGCACCAAGGCAGCCCATGCCCAGACCCGGGCGCGATGCTctgggcagcggcggcctttCAGCGAGCTGTGCATTCGACGCAGAACTCACGTGATCAGGCCGCTTTCGTGCAGCAGAAAGGCGCCGTAGTGGCCTCTCCGCGCAATGCCCTGACGTCGCAATTCAACCCGCAGAGCCCATGCAAAGCGAAATAAAAGCGCGCAGACAGTCCAACACGCACGCAAGCCAGCCCtacgcagcgcctcgcggctcccGAGTCAGAAAAGGCTCGCCTCGAGTCGCCTTCCATCTCTACGTGTCTTTTCAGCACGGCGCGGGGAGCGCCAGCACCGCCACGCGCCATGCATCTTCCTGACGCTCCGTGTTGCATCCTGCTCACTCAACTCCGGACTCCTCAACTCCAGTCGCGCCGTCAGCCAAGATGCACCGACGCTACAGGTTCGCCGTCGCTTGGCGGAATGAACCGAGCGCAAGCCGAAGCCTCGAGCGGAAGCCTGGAGTGAGCTGGTTCCCACCAGGTGTGTGGCGAAAACGTTTGTCAGCCCGCAGTCGCCACGAACCGAGCGCGAACGCACCTGTGGGCAGCCAAAGTTCACGTCGACCGCATCCACCTCGTCCTCAACGAGCTGtgcggccgccagcagcgTCTCTGGAGAATCGCCTGCGACATAACGGCGTCACCCACCGAAGCAGCAGGACTTGACACGCcacggcggtcgccgcccggGACGCGCAAGCTAGGCGGGAGgtctccgcgcagccgcggacgccctgcgagctccgtcgccgcaggaCCGAAGTTGCGCGGGATTCTCTGCTCCCCTCCGGCACTGAGTGACCTTGCACGTTATTACGAATCCCTACAGTGTGACGACGAGTTCAGAGGGTAGAGCAGTGCACCTCAATCGAGCTGAACCTGCGCTGCACATGTTCGACACTGAAAGCAGACAGAAACATTCACTCCGATCCCCTCCGGACACCAGGCGGCAAAGTGCTGGCGTCTGGCGGATGCACCGCGTGAAACATGCAAGCTGTGATCTGCGCGGCACATGCACGGAGTTGCAGCTACCGACTCTTCAGTTCGTTGGGTAAGCGGAGAGTTGAAACCAGGAACGAAAATGACGATTCAGACGAATGGCGCGGCGCACGACATGCATGCgtccgcagcagctcctACGGTTCAGAGCGTGGTTTTAGCTgtcgaggccggcgcccaCTCCTCACCGCAGAACTGAACAAAAAGGGGCTCGTCTGCGTCACCTCCCTCCGCAcgctgcgcaggcccgcgcgaCCTCTGTCGCACCTcagcctcttcgtcgtctcgcttctctccgctgtcAACTCCTCCCTCGCGGAAGCCTGCAAGTGTTTGCCAATGCAGGTCTCTGTACTTGGGATCTTCTATGAAGAGTCTGCGGGGAAAATGAACTCGTCAAAACCATAACGTTGTCATTTCAGTGGTTAGCGGTGGTACTTCTTCGGAAAACGACTCCCCAGCCTCCAATATTATTAACATATTTGGTTCCTGAACATCACAGAGATGTCGAATCATCGCACTCCCGTCACCCGCCTGGTGCGCCCAAGACGCCTGCGACGACGCAAggaagccgcgcctcctcaccCAGGTCCCGCGTCAGACAGCGGCgcaacagagacagaggacgaGTCTGGTGCTCGCGGTAGCGCAACTCAAGTGCATGTCAGCTTGCGCAGTGAGAAGTACGTTCACGCGCAGGCACCGAGAGGCAACTTGGTCTACAAGGCGCTCTCTGCTCCGACAAACACCCTCGCCGCCATGTGTTCAAGAGCCAGGCggccgaagaggagacaaCCTGAAGTATTTGGAGGACAAAGGTAGTCCAGCGAAAACACCGGGGTATACGTTCGACAGAGCAAGCCGAAAACGGAAAGTGAGAGATGACGGTGGAGAAAGCGACAATCCTGACCTGCTGTGCATCATGGGCGTGTAAGCGAGATCGACGCCATAGCGGTGACAGAGGACTCTGCGAAAGAAGACAccacgcagaaaagagacCCGGGTGTTTTTTGGTGTCTATTGAGAGCGGCAGAAGGATGGGTTTGAAGACGAAGCAAGCACGCGTCGCTTGAGGACATGGAGGAGAAACCGAAGGAGAATAAAGGGCCGCGCAGATGGCGGCAAAGCGCACACAACTTAGTGAGTGTGGAGGGAGCCTCCATTGCCCAGAAGCGCCTGTCGCGGCCGGGGAGGAAAAACGTGCACAGAAATATCGGCGGGGGACGGAGAGAGGGCATGCGCGACACGCATGTAGCTCTTCGTCTGTGTGCACCTTGGCAGTTGGGTCGCGAAAGAGTCGCGTAcggaagaaggcagaggcgcagaaagtCGCTctgagagagaggcgaataAATCAATGCTAGAGCGTGTGAAGAGGGCATGAATGCCGAAGATGCCGAAGAGTCGACGGCGTTGCAGTCTCTGATGAGCATCGGAGAGGAGGGGAAGATTCGAAGGAGGGAATCCACGTTTTCGTCAAGAGATCCAGTATGTTGAGTGGAAAAGGAGGTCGCGCGCACGCTCACCTGAAGGCCAACTCGCTGGCATCTACCATGGGAGCCATCACGAACCGGGGCTTGCAGATGCTCTCCCAGAGAGACATGGAAGTCGACTTcctgtctttcttcttcctccgcctctctccttcctccatGTTCTCCGCCTCATCCTCTCGCCGATCCTCTCCGGAAAGACTCTCCATGGTggtgcgccgcgcgaacCAAGCAAAGGCTTGCCAGTAGGGAGCCGCGAAGCACGCGGCAGaccttcgtctcctctgtctcgcttgGTCGCCTTGAACGctgaggcctccgccgcctcctggcCGCCTCTCCCCGTCGCAAGCCTCAGTCTGTGCTTCGTGACTCGCGTAGCAAAAACAGAATGGAAggtcttcgcgtctctgctctGCTGTGTATGGCGGGGCGGTCACTTCTCCGGCAACaccgccgtccgcctctcccgccttGCTAGGTTAGTCTGCGGTGTGTAGGGGAACCTATGCGTATTCGATGGAAGTAGTCGGGAAGAAAGCGAGTGAAAATATGTTCTAGATCCCCCAGAGCGAAacagccgcctcgcgcggagacagagacggcgctggcgagagaCGGGCTCGGAggctgggcgccgcggacgcgaccGAAAGAGCGTTTTCTACGACAAAGAGAAAACCCCGAGACCGGGAAGTGGGCAGCGTGCGCTTTGCGCTTAATAGGCTTTTTTTGCTGGCAATTCTGAATGAAGCGTTTTTGTGCCACAGTGCATGCGTTTCCCCAAGCTTCGACGCATGGATTCGCATGCGTGCCGCAGAGGTGACAGGGCGCGGCTTGCAGCCTCAGCCGGCGTGCGCGAATGTCAGATGAGCACAGAGTTCCCTTCTATAGAAAAGACAAGCAGCACACGTAGGAAGGGCTTCTCTGTATTCCGAAGTACGCCTGACAAAAAGACGTAGGCGCACATACAGATATCAGGCGATTCATGCGTTCCGAATAGGGCCGACGAAGAGATGCGCGAGCCGGTGGGCGTTGTGGTTGAACGCGGGCAAACTCGAGAATGAATattcgccgctctccttgCGAGGCTCCCCGTCGGTATTGTCAGGCGTCCGCGTAGGTCTCTATCCTCTGCACCAGACTGCCTCTCTCCATGCCTGGCTGCCTGCATGCTGCGCCATTTTCAGACCGGTTCGCCTGACTCTGCCCACATCCTCCATAGAAACTCTCTACCCcaagcgacgcagcagaaacCACGCTCAGGACGTGACATTTGCATGCCACTAGGATAATATTGGACCTGAGAGTGCACTGACTCCAGAGGGCTTCGCACATGATTTATTTCAGTGGATGCTGTGAGATGGCCGTAGTCCAGCGGCTCCTATAGAGGTCTGTCTCAGATGGCATTGATGGCACCCCTTTATGTATCCAAAGGCGAAGCATCCGTTAACTCTTGGAGATCGAGAAGCCGACACGTTTGTTGAAGCATGTCACGAGACCGAGAGGGAGCGGAAGGAAATGGTGATTCGGCTCTGATTCTGGAAGCGCAGTCTTCTGGGTGCTGCATGAAAAGCGGCGTACTCACGCGAGCCTGCCTCGGTACAGTCGCACCCGACTGCAGAAATGTATGTTTCGCTGGCGTGATGTGTTAGTGACCGCAAGCGAAAAAGAgtgagcgaggaggcggcgcagaagcctGAAGCTTGAGACGCTTCCAGTTCCCCCTCCTTTGCAAAGCAGCTCGCTCGGcacagagaagacgcgcaaaGAACGACGCCAGCGGGGGGTAGTCGAGGGCAACCCATACGTGTGCCACCCGACAGAGTTTATCAGATCTGTTGCCAGAGCAGTTTAGCTTATATATGTCCTCTGAGCAGCGATGCTTACACGAAACTTCTCATAATATTTCATATATAATTGATCTATATaggtgtatatatatatatatatatatatatatatatatatatgaagaCATACGTGACTCATTCATGTGTGTCGGAGCCCGAGCTCGAGTTTCCGTTCGGTCTCCACGAGACGCTTGTGGCAGTCCGAAGTCCCAAatgcggcgagaggcgaggactGTGTATTCCGCCAGTTGTGTCGAGTGGTGACTTGGCGACCCCACTGGGGATCGGCCTTTCATAGGCGCAGTTTAGAAAATGGAGCGTTTAAAATGACGCTGTCGAGTCTGTGTGACGGGGTCCTGTCCTacctcctcgcctccactGTCTCCGCACTCCGCTGCGGAAGCAAACGAAAAGCGAGCGCTCTCTCGACCCAGTATAATAAATGAGCTTCAGAAAAAAGACACAAAAAAGACACAACTGAAGCATGCTAAAACAATCACCCCCGAATCTACACATCCGCTCGGCAGTGGTCCCCGCTTCCAGCTCCCGAAGACAGCCTCGCTATCCTCTTCGGgaccccctccccctcctcggGCTCAGTCGAGTCCACCCGCCCTCCGGCTGTGCCTATAAAATTGAAACGCCTGCAGTCACGCGACTGTCCACGGCCCTTTGCCACGGCTCCGCCCGCCGACACACGAAGATACGAGGTACCTATTCACACACCTCATGTTGCAGTCCCTGAGCAACCTCCTTGACGCCAGGCTGTCAAGGGGGAATACACAGGCGAACGGGCAGACGGCCATGCGAAACTCGCGACACAGAcatccgccggcgccgcgctgccgaggCACGAGGCACCTTGTTTGCTGAAAATGCCTCGTGAACAGGCGCGCGTTCTTCCGGCGTCCCTCCCCTCCTGACAAGGCCCTGATATGCACCGCCGGAGTCTCCTCAACGTGCCACGCGCATCACAGTCGCTTGCCTCTGGCTCTCCAGACTCTGCAGAGGCAAGTGGCTGCTGGACGCGTCCGCCAGCGCAAACGGCAGAATGCGCGCGTTTGCgacacgcagccgcgcggcagccgcgtccCGTAGAGCGAGTGTCGCGCGGTGCGGCGCGACCTCGCAAACGTCCAGGTCCAAACTGGAAGCCACACTCAAGAACACTGTGGGCTTTTCCAAAAAAGACTCGAAGCAGTAGTACCTCCCCTCCcatcccctcccccccacgACCAGACTTCCCCCCTTCCTCCCCTCTTGGTTTCCctccctgcctctccgcctctggtCCCCTCTggtctgtgtgtgtctctctcgtgcCCCACGCGCTTGGTCAGCTGGTGTTGACGCCGGTTCCAGCTTGAGCATCTGCGTTTGAGAGCCCACGACGGACATCTCCCCGAAGAGGGTGAAAACATCCATCAGCGTGCGTCTTCGGTCTCGCCCGGTTGAGGCAGCCAGACGGCGGACGCCTACAACTTGCCGTCGACACGTGCGCCTTTCCGCACGGGGGCTCGCCTGTGAAACCCATGCAGATTTGAATTCGCTCCGGGCGGGCCTCTGGTTCCGAAGCAACTCTCCCTGCGTTCCACGAACCGGTGCCTTagccgcagcctctgcctcACTAATGCCTCACTCAGGGTCAGAGACTCTccccttctccccctccccccccctccccctcggcAGCAAGCACGAGGCACGCACCAAACCACTTcgtgcagcgccggcggatgACGTCCCTGTCTCCAAGATGGTGATTCAAAGTCGTCTTCGAGAGACGAAAGTCATTTCCGAAGGCCGacacccctcccccccactTACACGCCAGCCCCAAAGTCCCGCTGGAAACTGGGACCGCGAGGCACGGACAACCAGCCGAGACTCGGTGTGCACTCTGCGGATCTTCGCCGCGAGTGTCTCTTGCatggcctgcggcgcgcacccCGAGGCACGCAGGCCGGGAAGTCGGAGCGCGCCGCTCCACGATGCGAGTCTCTGGATCGCTCAGTCTTGGAAGAAAGGCTCCTTGACGAGCTCGTCGACAGTCGAGCGTTTCGCTGGATCCGGTTGAAGAAGGCGCAAAATAATGGACATTAATACGCGGTCTCCGTTGCCGCACCGGCTGGTCTCGAGGTCGTCCtcccgcagagaggcgatgTAGGCGGCGATTTGTCTGGGGTCCGGCTTCGCGCCGAATTTTCGGTCGAGCAGGAAGGGGAAGTTGCTTTTGCATGCGAGGCGATACGCGCTCACGCCAACCGCCCACGAGTCCCGCTCAGGCCCCATTTTCATTCTCCCGTTTTTCAGTGCGCACGCCATcagctccggcggcgcgtaGTCGATCGTGAATCCCTTGTTGCACTCTTGGACTGCGTTCAGGCGGATGAGGTAAGCAAAGTCGCCGATGTAgacctctccgtcgccgcccatGAGAAAGTTCTGCGGCTTGATGTCGTTGTGCGTTAGGCCGAGGGCGTGGAGGCCCGCGACGAGTTTGACGAGGCGCctgacgaggacgcggagacctTCGCGCGTGAACGGGTTGTGCGCCACCATATCTAAACTGCACTTTAGCGCGGGATACATGATGAGGCGGTTCATGAAGTGCAGCGGCGAGTCGGGGAAGAGCGCGGAGTTCGCCCGCAGCAGGAGGGGAAGTCGCGCAATTTGGCGGACGCCCTGTGGCACCACGAGGCCGTAGTCGTGAAACAGGACTTCGTCTGAAAGGCCTGTTCCTCGCAGGTGCGTGAACGCGTCAAGCTCCTCTCGAATGTAGTCAGAAAGATTCCTCTGAAtctcctctgcgctcgcgttCTTGCTCTTAGCCCAATACATGATTTTCGCCGCGTAGCGCATCCTGCGGCCAGAAGATCCGCTTCCCTGGCTTCCAGCCCCCGCCAcgctcctctctgcagcagACTTGACATTGCCTGAGCCCGAGGGCCGTAAGCTGCCTGTGAGGGCTCTCGAGAcaagctctctctctccgtcggcgcctgccgccgacggcgtctTCTCCAGCAGGCCCAGGCGCTTGTCTCCCGAAAGGGGACTGTCTCcaagggcgagggcgcgggtccgctccccgcccccgcgctcACTGAGgcttccgcggctctcgtcgctctccgAGAGCGACCGACTCGGGTCGAGATCACGgagctgcgcgtgctgcgcgggGGAACGCGAGAGATCTAGAAACTCGACAACGACGCCGTAGGCGCCAAACCCGAGGATCTTGCCTCGCAACGCCGAAATGACCGGCAAGCGGCCCTCTACATCGTACAAGTGGTACCGCCTGCCCTGCTGAATGTATTGCCCCAGGGCGTTCCCCGCGTTCACCTGCGAGCGAATCAAGTGAGCCTCTACGCGCACCAACTGGACGTGCCCGGAGACATCTCTCATGCCCGCGTCGAtctccgcgcgagagagcgcgggGAGCTCAGGCCACACCGTTCCGCCTGTATCCTTCCAccaggcgtcgctgtcgcgcaAGGCCCCGCCGCAGGGGCCGTTTCCGGGTGCcgtgccgccggcgctcagctgcggcgacgctccTGCGTTGTTGTGCGTCGTCGCAAagggctgcgcgccgaggttgaagcctcctcctcgctgctgcatgaACGCGTCCACaaacggagaagaagacaaaagactcggcgtccccccccccccaaacAGTGG is drawn from Besnoitia besnoiti strain Bb-Ger1 chromosome VI, whole genome shotgun sequence and contains these coding sequences:
- a CDS encoding dihydrouridine synthase (dus) protein (encoded by transcript BESB_066390), encoding MESLSGEDRREDEAENMEEGERRRKKKDRKSTSMSLWESICKPRFVMAPMVDASELAFRVLCHRYGVDLAYTPMMHSRLFIEDPKYRDLHWQTLAGFREGGVDSGEKRDDEEAEVRQRSRGPAQRAEGGDADEPLFVQFCGDSPETLLAAAQLVEDEVDAVDVNFGCPQGIARRGHYGAFLLHESGLITDIVSTLHNNLHTPVTCKMRKVSPRPATESVPRSPLALSLDDERRIQDTLKLCYAVEAAGCACLCLHGRTKEEKASRVGPCDWLAIRLVKERLTIPLIANGGVETYEDALRCLEFTKADAVMSAEGILDNPMIFAPSRFASTSLSFSSSRSGYPLSAYSSFLSHSSLREIVRRSCTRPRFAGSSMSCWEASPCLLDRCLVMLEYLDICERYPPPHFSFIKSHLFRCLHPVLLHHEDLRDALARACELEDYAAIAAEATARVRQALRGEHGGVQQRVDAPRAETSQKQNSGAGDAETGATQEKNTWYWRHRTNHARAIKKEKDEKQEVLIWEATEGSDGSVLSSLFIAD